One window of Bacteroides sp. AN502(2024) genomic DNA carries:
- a CDS encoding low molecular weight protein-tyrosine-phosphatase has translation MRKILFVCLGNICRSSTAEGIMLHLIEKAGLEKDFVIDSAGILSYHQGELPDSRMRAHAARRGYQLVHRSRPVRTEDFYHFDLIIGMDDRNIDDLKDKAPSPEEWKKIHRMTEYCTRIPADHVPDPYYGGTEGFEYVLDVLEDACAGLLTSLIQDN, from the coding sequence ATGAGGAAGATACTCTTTGTTTGTTTGGGAAATATCTGCCGTAGCTCTACAGCAGAAGGAATAATGCTTCATTTAATAGAAAAAGCGGGACTGGAAAAAGATTTTGTGATAGATTCTGCCGGAATCCTTTCTTATCATCAAGGTGAATTGCCAGATAGCCGGATGCGTGCTCACGCAGCCCGTCGTGGTTATCAATTGGTGCACCGTTCGCGCCCCGTCCGTACGGAAGATTTCTATCATTTTGATCTGATAATTGGTATGGACGACCGGAACATCGATGATTTAAAAGATAAAGCGCCCTCTCCCGAAGAATGGAAGAAGATTCATCGCATGACGGAGTATTGTACCCGTATTCCTGCGGATCATGTCCCTGATCCCTATTATGGAGGGACCGAGGGCTTTGAATATGTACTGGATGTTCTTGAAGATGCTTGCGCAGGTTTGCTTACTTCTTTAATTCAGGATAACTGA
- a CDS encoding HD family phosphohydrolase, with product MEHLKKKKSFSGRDLLYKSLLFVCTVTLIVYFLPRDGKFNYQFDINKPWKYGQLIATFDFPIYKEDAVVKREQDSLMAFFQPYYQLDKNIEIDAIAKLKENYHTNLKGLLPSIDYLRYIERILKEIYQAGIVSTENIQQLQKDSTSSVMVINDKLANPQATENIYTVKKAYEYLLSADSTHFNREILRQCSLNDYITPNLTFDEERTQAAKEEILNNYSWANGLVVSGQKIIDRGEIISPHTYNILESLRKESIKRNESMGQSRLILAGQILFVGMLMLCFMLYLDLFRKDYYQRKGSLSLLFTLIVFYSIITAFMVTHNLFNVYIIPYAMLPIIIRVFLDSRTAFLTHVITILICSISLRFPHEFILTQLAAGLVAIFSLRELSQRSQLFRTALLVILTYAAIYFAFELMTENGLSTDFSKLNIRMYTYFIINGILLLFTYPLLFLLEKTFGFTSNVTLVELSNINNDLLRQMSETVPGTFQHSMQVANLAAEAAIRIGAKSQLVRTGALYHDIGKMENPAFFTENQSGGINPHKNLNYEQSAQVVINHVTDGLKLADKHNLPKVIKDFISTHHGRGKTKYFYISWKNEHPDEEPNEELFTYPGPNPFTKEQAILMMADAVEAASRSLPEYTEETISNLVNKIINSLITEGYFKECPITFKDIATVKTVFKEKLKIAYHTRISYPELKK from the coding sequence ATGGAACATTTGAAGAAGAAAAAGAGTTTTTCAGGAAGAGATTTACTATATAAATCACTGTTATTTGTGTGCACTGTGACACTGATTGTCTATTTTCTGCCACGTGACGGAAAATTCAATTACCAGTTCGATATCAACAAACCCTGGAAATACGGGCAGTTGATAGCCACTTTCGACTTCCCTATTTATAAAGAGGATGCAGTAGTAAAAAGAGAACAGGATAGCCTGATGGCTTTCTTCCAACCTTATTATCAACTGGATAAAAATATAGAGATAGACGCAATTGCCAAGCTGAAAGAGAATTACCACACGAATCTGAAAGGGCTCCTCCCTTCCATCGATTATTTACGGTACATCGAGCGCATTTTAAAAGAAATCTATCAGGCAGGTATCGTATCTACCGAGAATATACAACAACTCCAGAAAGACAGTACTTCATCTGTCATGGTGATTAATGATAAACTGGCTAATCCACAAGCTACCGAAAATATTTACACGGTAAAAAAAGCCTATGAGTACTTATTATCAGCAGACTCCACCCATTTCAACCGAGAAATTTTAAGGCAATGTTCACTGAACGACTACATTACTCCCAACCTTACCTTTGACGAGGAACGTACCCAGGCTGCCAAAGAAGAGATCCTGAATAATTATTCCTGGGCCAACGGATTAGTGGTCAGTGGACAAAAAATTATTGACCGAGGAGAAATTATCAGCCCGCATACCTATAATATCCTAGAGTCATTACGCAAAGAATCCATCAAACGGAACGAGTCTATGGGACAGAGCCGTCTGATTCTCGCCGGGCAGATTCTGTTTGTAGGAATGCTGATGCTTTGTTTCATGCTTTATCTAGACCTCTTCAGGAAAGATTACTATCAACGAAAGGGTAGTCTGTCATTACTATTCACATTGATTGTGTTTTACAGTATCATAACCGCTTTCATGGTAACGCATAATCTATTTAATGTGTATATCATCCCGTACGCGATGTTACCCATTATCATCCGCGTCTTTCTTGATTCAAGAACAGCTTTTCTGACACATGTCATTACTATATTGATATGCTCCATATCCCTACGCTTTCCCCATGAATTCATTCTGACACAATTGGCGGCAGGGTTGGTGGCAATATTCAGTCTAAGAGAACTATCGCAAAGATCTCAACTTTTCCGGACAGCCTTATTGGTCATACTAACTTATGCAGCCATTTACTTCGCCTTTGAATTGATGACAGAGAATGGTCTTTCCACCGACTTTTCAAAGTTAAACATACGAATGTACACTTACTTTATCATCAATGGGATCTTGTTATTATTCACCTATCCTCTACTCTTTTTATTGGAAAAGACTTTTGGATTTACATCCAATGTAACACTGGTAGAACTATCGAATATTAATAATGACCTTTTGCGACAAATGTCCGAAACGGTTCCTGGCACATTCCAACACTCCATGCAAGTGGCCAATCTTGCTGCGGAAGCAGCCATCCGTATTGGTGCCAAAAGCCAGTTAGTACGTACAGGAGCCTTATATCATGATATTGGCAAGATGGAAAACCCTGCTTTCTTCACAGAAAATCAGTCGGGAGGTATAAACCCGCATAAGAACCTGAATTACGAACAAAGTGCGCAGGTTGTCATCAATCATGTGACGGACGGATTGAAGCTAGCTGATAAACACAATCTGCCCAAAGTCATCAAGGACTTTATCAGCACTCACCATGGACGGGGAAAAACAAAATATTTCTATATTTCCTGGAAGAACGAACATCCGGACGAAGAGCCAAATGAAGAATTGTTCACCTATCCCGGTCCGAATCCATTCACCAAAGAGCAGGCTATCCTGATGATGGCGGATGCCGTCGAAGCCGCATCCCGCAGTCTTCCTGAATATACAGAAGAAACAATTAGCAACCTGGTCAACAAGATTATCAATTCCCTGATCACTGAAGGTTATTTTAAGGAATGTCCTATCACTTTCAAGGACATAGCAACTGTGAAAACTGTGTTCAAAGAAAAACTAAAGATTGCTTATCATACCCGCATCAGTTATCCTGAATTAAAGAAGTAA
- the gltX gene encoding glutamate--tRNA ligase — protein sequence MAERKVRVRFAPSPTGALHIGGVRTALYNYLFARQHDGDLIFRIEDTDSHRFVPGAEEYILESFKWLGIHFDEGVSFGGEHGPYRQSERREIYKKYVQVLLENGKAYIAFDTPEELDAKRAEIANFQYDASTRGMMRNSLTMPKEEVDALIAEGKQYVVRFKIEPNEDICVNDLIRGEVIINSSILDDKVLYKSADELPTYHLANIVDDHLMEVSHVIRGEEWLPSAPLHVLLYRAFGWEDTMPEFAHLPLLLKPEGNGKLSKRDGDRLGFPVFPLEWNDPKTGEISSGYRESGYLPEAVINFLALLGWNPGNDQEVMSMDELIKLFDLHRCSKSGAKFDYKKGIWFNHQYIQQKPNEEIAELFLPFLKEQGVEASFEKVVTVVGMMKDRVSFIKELWDVCSFFFVAPTEYDEKTVKKRWKEDSAKCMTELAEVIAGIEDFSIEGQEKVVMDWIAKKGYHTGNIMNAFRLTLVGEGKGPHMFDISWVLGKEETIARMKRAVEVLK from the coding sequence ATGGCAGAAAGAAAAGTAAGAGTTCGTTTTGCTCCAAGTCCTACGGGAGCATTGCACATCGGTGGTGTGCGTACAGCTTTGTATAATTATCTATTTGCACGTCAACACGACGGAGACCTGATATTTCGTATTGAAGATACTGACTCTCACCGGTTTGTTCCGGGAGCGGAAGAGTATATACTCGAATCTTTCAAGTGGTTGGGTATCCACTTTGATGAAGGGGTGAGCTTCGGTGGCGAGCATGGACCGTATCGTCAGTCCGAACGCCGCGAAATATATAAAAAATACGTGCAGGTTTTGCTGGAAAATGGAAAGGCATACATCGCTTTTGATACTCCGGAAGAACTGGATGCTAAACGCGCGGAAATTGCTAACTTCCAATATGACGCATCTACCCGTGGCATGATGCGCAATTCACTGACTATGCCTAAAGAAGAAGTGGATGCACTGATTGCTGAAGGCAAACAATATGTAGTCCGTTTCAAGATAGAACCGAATGAAGATATATGTGTGAATGACCTGATTCGTGGTGAAGTGATTATCAATTCATCTATTCTTGATGATAAGGTGCTTTATAAATCGGCAGATGAACTGCCTACTTACCACCTGGCAAATATCGTAGACGATCATTTGATGGAAGTGTCTCACGTGATTCGCGGTGAAGAGTGGTTGCCTTCCGCACCCTTGCATGTACTGTTGTATCGTGCTTTCGGTTGGGAAGATACGATGCCGGAATTTGCTCATTTGCCTTTGTTGTTGAAACCGGAAGGTAATGGAAAATTAAGCAAACGTGACGGTGACCGTCTCGGATTCCCTGTATTTCCTTTGGAATGGAACGATCCGAAAACCGGAGAAATCTCTTCAGGTTATCGCGAATCCGGTTATTTGCCCGAAGCGGTGATTAATTTCCTGGCTTTATTGGGATGGAATCCGGGTAATGATCAGGAGGTGATGTCGATGGATGAATTGATAAAATTGTTTGATCTTCACCGTTGCAGCAAGTCGGGAGCTAAGTTTGACTATAAAAAAGGTATATGGTTCAACCATCAATATATACAGCAGAAACCTAACGAAGAAATTGCGGAACTGTTCTTGCCTTTCTTGAAAGAACAAGGTGTAGAGGCTTCTTTCGAAAAGGTAGTGACTGTAGTTGGTATGATGAAAGACCGGGTAAGTTTCATTAAAGAACTGTGGGATGTATGTAGCTTCTTCTTTGTGGCTCCTACTGAATATGACGAAAAGACGGTGAAGAAACGCTGGAAAGAGGATTCTGCAAAATGTATGACCGAATTGGCGGAGGTGATTGCCGGTATTGAAGATTTTAGTATTGAAGGACAGGAAAAAGTCGTTATGGACTGGATTGCAAAGAAAGGTTACCATACGGGTAATATCATGAATGCCTTCCGTCTGACATTGGTGGGGGAAGGAAAAGGTCCGCACATGTTCGATATTTCCTGGGTATTGGGCAAAGAGGAGACGATAGCTCGTATGAAACGAGCGGTAGAGGTTTTGAAGTAA
- a CDS encoding 3-deoxy-D-manno-octulosonic acid transferase encodes MLYDLAIVIYDFIVHLAAPFSRKPRKMMKGHWVVYELLRQQVEKRERYIWFHAASLGEFEQGRPLIEMIREKYPAYKILLTFFSPSGYEVRKHYRGADIVCYLPFDKSRNVKKFLDIANPCMAFFIKYEFWKNYLDELHKRRIPVYSVASIFRREQIFFKWYGGTYRNVLKNFDHLFVQNEASKRYLSKIGISRVTVVGDTRFDRVLQICEEAKELLLVEKFKGNKSFTFVAGSSWGPDEDLFLEYFNHHPEMKLIIAPHVIDENHLVEIIGKLKRPYVRYTRADERNVLKADCLIIDCFGLLSSIYRYGEIAYIGGGFGVGIHNTLEAAVYGIPVIFGPKYQKFMEAVQLLEAKGAYSIKDYDELKTLLDRFLTDEVFLRETGTNAGYYVTSNAGATEKIMHMINF; translated from the coding sequence ATGCTTTACGACCTGGCAATAGTCATTTATGACTTTATCGTCCATTTGGCTGCTCCGTTTAGCCGCAAGCCCCGGAAGATGATGAAAGGGCATTGGGTGGTGTATGAACTCTTACGCCAACAAGTGGAAAAAAGGGAACGGTATATTTGGTTTCACGCTGCTTCACTGGGGGAGTTTGAACAAGGACGCCCTCTGATAGAAATGATTCGTGAGAAATATCCTGCTTATAAGATCTTACTGACATTTTTCTCTCCTTCCGGTTATGAAGTGCGCAAGCATTACCGGGGGGCGGATATTGTCTGCTACCTGCCGTTTGATAAGTCGAGGAATGTGAAGAAGTTCTTGGATATTGCAAATCCTTGCATGGCGTTCTTTATCAAATATGAGTTTTGGAAAAATTATTTGGATGAACTTCACAAGCGTCGTATTCCGGTATATAGTGTGGCGTCTATCTTCCGTCGCGAACAAATATTCTTTAAATGGTACGGTGGGACTTATCGCAATGTATTGAAGAATTTCGATCATCTGTTTGTTCAGAATGAGGCATCCAAACGTTATTTGTCAAAAATCGGCATCAGTCGTGTGACAGTGGTGGGGGATACCCGTTTTGATCGGGTGCTGCAAATCTGTGAAGAGGCCAAAGAGCTTCTGTTGGTGGAGAAATTCAAAGGAAACAAATCTTTTACTTTCGTTGCCGGAAGCTCATGGGGACCAGATGAGGATTTATTTCTCGAATATTTCAATCATCATCCGGAAATGAAATTGATTATTGCTCCGCATGTGATCGATGAGAATCACTTGGTTGAGATCATCGGTAAACTGAAACGTCCGTATGTGCGCTATACCCGTGCCGACGAAAGAAATGTATTGAAAGCGGATTGTCTTATTATAGACTGCTTCGGTTTGTTATCCTCTATTTATCGTTATGGTGAAATAGCTTATATTGGCGGCGGTTTCGGAGTAGGCATCCACAATACATTGGAAGCGGCTGTATATGGCATTCCGGTGATTTTCGGACCGAAGTATCAGAAATTCATGGAGGCTGTTCAACTGCTTGAAGCAAAAGGGGCCTATTCTATCAAAGACTATGATGAGCTGAAAACTTTATTGGATCGTTTCCTGACAGATGAGGTGTTTTTGCGGGAAACCGGAACGAATGCCGGTTATTATGTGACTAGCAATGCTGGTGCGACGGAGAAGATTATGCACATGATTAACTTCTGA